The Denticeps clupeoides chromosome 5, fDenClu1.1, whole genome shotgun sequence genome includes a region encoding these proteins:
- the tmem158 gene encoding transmembrane protein 158 produces MPNARPAALLLLGSVAGLLRLSRGWSDEDLLLPPGNSSGRFLASLEVDVRYAKRSVHRSEAPSDAAPQPPCNVSVQRLFPTSLVARWDATVGFQCDVHVYTTNNHGRAFFSAAFNRAVSPVVVDHLGVAGGQQEFRLCVGCGLARHRRLGAGRARGQQPGEPASFCCVDFGLDELAGDRSWRLNRKPIESTLVACFMTLVIIVWSVAALIWPVPIIAGFLPNGMEQRRPR; encoded by the coding sequence ATGCCGAACGCCCGTCCCGCCGCCCTGCTGCTCCTGGGCTCCGTCGCCGGCCTCCTCCGGCTCTCCCGCGGCTGGAGCGACGAGGACCTCCTGCTGCCGCCCGGCAACTCCAGCGGCCGCTTCCTGGCCAGCCTGGAGGTGGACGTGCGCTACGCCAAGAGGTCGGTGCACAGGAGCGAAGCCCCGTCGGACGCGGCGCCCCAGCCGCCGTGCAACGTCAGCGTGCAGCGGCTCTTCCCCACGTCCCTGGTGGCGCGCTGGGACGCCACCGTCGGCTTCCAGTGCGACGTGCACGTCTACACCACCAACAACCACGGCCGGGCGTTCTTCTCCGCCGCCTTCAACCGCGCCGTCTCGCCCGTGGTCGTGGACCACCTGGGGGTCGCCGGCGGCCAGCAGGAGTTCCGGCTGTGCGTGGGCTGCGGCCTCGCCCGCCACCGGAGGCTCGGAGCCGGCCGCGCCAGGGGCCAGCAGCCGGGGGAGCCGGCCAGCTTCTGCTGCGTGGACTTCGGGCTGGACGAGCTGGCCGGGGACAGGAGCTGGCGGCTGAACCGCAAGCCCATCGAGTCCACGCTGGTCGCCTGCTTCATGACGCTGGTCATCATCGTGTGGAGCGTTGCTGCCCTCATTTGGCCGGTGCCCATCATCGCGGGATTTTTACCCAACGGGATGGAGCAGAGGCGGCCGAGATGA